A window from Shewanella livingstonensis encodes these proteins:
- a CDS encoding DsrE family protein, which translates to MKVSFYSVSKCVFTSAVFTIIASSSFMATAGLEAFKPGLVIKNYGNVAEVDSSLTIPAGMKFKVAFDLGSAAEAAELNRSIDTLARFINMHVAAGVKLEDISVAMVVHGKAASDMTKDSFYQQLNAGQKNANKDLIAQLINNGAKFYVCGQTAAYYGITPDDLLPGVDMALSALTAHAVLAHEGYSVNPF; encoded by the coding sequence ATGAAAGTCAGTTTTTACTCAGTCAGTAAATGCGTTTTTACATCGGCCGTGTTTACGATAATCGCTAGTTCATCATTTATGGCAACTGCTGGCCTTGAAGCATTTAAACCAGGCTTGGTGATTAAAAACTATGGCAACGTGGCCGAAGTCGATAGCAGCTTAACCATACCAGCAGGGATGAAGTTTAAAGTCGCTTTTGATTTAGGCAGTGCAGCAGAAGCGGCAGAATTAAATCGTAGTATTGATACTTTAGCGCGTTTTATCAATATGCACGTGGCCGCAGGAGTCAAGCTTGAAGATATTTCAGTTGCTATGGTGGTGCATGGCAAAGCCGCTAGCGATATGACTAAAGATAGTTTTTATCAGCAGCTCAATGCGGGGCAAAAGAACGCTAATAAAGACTTAATTGCTCAACTGATAAATAATGGCGCAAAGTTCTATGTATGTGGTCAAACTGCAGCATATTACGGCATTACACCTGACGATTTATTACCAGGCGTTGATATGGCGTTATCGGCGTTAACCGCTCATGCAGTGTTAGCTCATGAAGGCTACAGCGTAAATCCGTTTTAG